A part of Oceanidesulfovibrio indonesiensis genomic DNA contains:
- a CDS encoding LytS/YhcK type 5TM receptor domain-containing protein yields the protein MLPDYLPELFIILSQRFGLLLAGGLAVLTLTPIGRISLTRKPSRRLWIAQMLMFGLFGILGTYTGNAVFQSYANLRAMGVITAGLFGGPAMGLGAGLIAGGHRYLIDIGGFSALPCALATVLEGLAAGLVARRLGNRRLHWGWAGGIALVGESLHMALVLLLSRPLGDAIALVQIIAGPMIVVNALGAALFVELLAMQLRFRDKRDSGQAHQILSIVNQTVGMLRRGLNPESARATARIIYDLIPVAAVDIASRDRVLAHVGVGGDHHTTGSAIRTEATKKAMQDGEGVFIRDRSEIGCDVESCPLTEAIIVPLRKSSQIVGCLKLYGTADKPLDHTRFELAKGLADLFSTQLELEDIQIKNQLLAHAEIRRLQAQINPHFLFNSLNTIASFCRTSPRQARELLLDLSHYMRQSLDSSRGFVPFAEELSRVRSYISIEKARFGERIRYEEDVAPEAEAWLAPPLLVQPLVENGVRHGVLGRESGGGVRLTASVENDLLHVTIEDDGVGMAPETIAEMLTTTNEAEHLEGGIGMRNCNSRLEQLFGPEHGLSIESAPGRGTTVRMTIPNTALSSPDAVLEDRQNEESVS from the coding sequence ATGCTTCCTGACTACCTCCCAGAACTGTTCATTATTCTGTCGCAACGTTTCGGCCTGCTCCTGGCCGGCGGCCTGGCCGTGCTCACGCTCACGCCGATTGGCCGCATCAGCCTCACCCGCAAGCCGTCACGGCGTCTCTGGATCGCGCAGATGCTCATGTTCGGCCTGTTCGGCATTCTGGGCACATACACGGGCAACGCGGTGTTTCAATCCTACGCCAACCTGCGGGCCATGGGCGTCATCACTGCCGGGCTTTTCGGCGGGCCTGCCATGGGACTGGGTGCGGGACTCATTGCCGGCGGGCACCGTTATCTCATCGACATCGGCGGATTCAGCGCCCTGCCATGCGCTCTGGCTACCGTTCTCGAAGGACTCGCAGCCGGCCTGGTGGCCAGGCGGTTGGGCAACCGGCGTCTCCACTGGGGCTGGGCCGGTGGAATCGCCCTGGTGGGCGAGTCTCTGCATATGGCTCTGGTGCTTCTGCTGTCGCGGCCGCTGGGCGACGCCATTGCACTGGTGCAGATCATCGCGGGTCCCATGATAGTGGTGAACGCCCTGGGCGCGGCCCTGTTCGTGGAGCTTCTGGCCATGCAGCTGCGCTTCCGGGACAAACGCGACTCGGGCCAGGCCCATCAGATCCTCTCCATCGTCAACCAGACCGTGGGCATGCTGCGCCGAGGACTCAACCCCGAGTCGGCCCGCGCCACGGCCCGGATCATCTACGACCTCATCCCCGTAGCGGCCGTGGACATCGCCAGCCGGGATCGCGTGCTTGCCCACGTAGGTGTCGGCGGCGACCACCACACCACTGGCAGCGCCATACGCACCGAAGCCACGAAAAAGGCCATGCAGGACGGCGAAGGCGTTTTCATCCGCGACCGCAGCGAGATCGGCTGCGATGTGGAGTCCTGCCCACTCACCGAAGCCATTATTGTGCCGCTGCGCAAGTCCTCGCAGATCGTGGGCTGCCTCAAGCTCTACGGCACGGCGGACAAGCCCCTGGACCACACTCGTTTCGAGCTGGCCAAAGGCCTGGCCGATCTTTTCTCCACGCAGCTGGAGCTCGAGGACATCCAGATCAAAAACCAGCTCCTGGCCCATGCGGAAATCCGGCGGCTCCAGGCGCAGATCAACCCCCACTTCCTGTTCAACTCCCTGAACACCATCGCCTCCTTCTGCCGAACCTCGCCCAGGCAGGCCCGAGAGTTGTTGCTGGATCTCTCCCACTACATGCGCCAGAGCCTGGACAGTTCCCGCGGCTTTGTTCCCTTTGCCGAAGAGCTTTCCCGCGTGCGTTCTTACATCTCGATCGAAAAGGCTCGCTTCGGCGAACGGATTCGCTACGAGGAGGACGTGGCGCCGGAGGCCGAGGCATGGCTGGCCCCGCCACTGCTGGTGCAGCCCCTGGTGGAGAACGGCGTACGCCACGGCGTGCTCGGCCGCGAGTCCGGCGGCGGCGTGCGACTGACAGCCAGCGTAGAAAACGATCTGCTGCATGTGACCATTGAGGACGACGGCGTTGGCATGGCCCCGGAGACCATTGCCGAGATGCTGACCACAACCAACGAGGCCGAGCATCTGGAAGGCGGCATCGGCATGCGCAACTGCAACTCCCGCCTGGAGCAGCTCTTCGGCCCGGAGCACGGACTGAGCATAGAAAGCGCGCCAGGACGCGGCACCACCGTGCGTATGACCATCCCGAACACAGCCCTCTCCTCGCCGGATGCCGTGCTTGAAGACAGGCAGAACGAGGAATCGGTTTCCTGA
- a CDS encoding double-cubane-cluster-containing anaerobic reductase: protein MADSEYREMWEKLDLDLPAHDALLEVLGKFYGDIYMSQQGRLQGMEYLDFVLSEVHGLRIKELQDAKAEGRKIVGTFCVFVPEEITLAADAVHVGLCSGADAGTELAEQLVPRNTCALIKSFIGFKLARLCPFTESCDLIVGETTCDGKKKAYEAFADHAPMYVMEVPQQKRACDRELWKSEVLRYKEAVEKLTGTTITAERLRKAITIVNDRRRALQRLNALRSANPAPISGRDALLINQVSFYDDPLRFTQSINALCDQIEERIAAREGVAPADTPRLLLSGCPMAVPNWKLPYVIESAGAVIVGEESCIGTRNIRDLVDESGETVEDMLDALVDRYLKIDCACFTPNDERMDNVAAMAREYNADGVVQYSLMFCQPYGHEAIKLGKRLDAEQIPSLAIETDYSMEDVEQLKTRVEAFTEMLVR from the coding sequence ATGGCTGATTCCGAATACAGGGAGATGTGGGAGAAGCTGGACCTGGATCTGCCCGCACACGACGCGCTGTTGGAGGTTCTGGGCAAATTCTATGGCGATATTTACATGTCGCAGCAAGGCCGGCTGCAGGGCATGGAGTATCTCGACTTCGTGCTTTCCGAGGTTCACGGCCTGCGCATCAAGGAGTTGCAGGACGCCAAGGCCGAAGGCCGCAAGATTGTAGGCACGTTCTGCGTGTTCGTGCCGGAGGAAATCACTTTGGCGGCGGATGCCGTGCATGTGGGGTTGTGCTCCGGAGCGGACGCCGGCACCGAACTCGCCGAACAGCTCGTGCCGCGAAACACCTGCGCGCTCATCAAGTCGTTCATCGGATTCAAACTGGCCAGGCTCTGCCCGTTCACCGAGTCCTGCGACCTCATCGTGGGCGAGACCACCTGCGACGGCAAAAAAAAGGCGTACGAGGCTTTTGCCGACCATGCGCCAATGTACGTCATGGAAGTGCCGCAGCAAAAGCGCGCCTGCGACCGCGAACTCTGGAAATCAGAGGTATTGCGCTACAAGGAAGCTGTCGAGAAGCTCACCGGCACGACCATCACGGCCGAGCGGCTTAGAAAAGCCATCACGATTGTCAATGACCGCCGCCGCGCCCTGCAGCGGCTGAACGCCTTGAGGTCCGCCAACCCGGCGCCCATCTCAGGACGCGACGCCCTGCTCATCAACCAGGTCAGCTTCTATGACGATCCGTTGCGCTTCACCCAGTCCATCAACGCCCTCTGCGACCAGATCGAAGAACGCATCGCAGCCAGGGAGGGCGTTGCTCCGGCAGATACTCCGCGGCTGCTGCTCTCCGGCTGTCCCATGGCCGTGCCCAACTGGAAGCTCCCTTACGTTATAGAGAGCGCGGGCGCGGTCATCGTGGGCGAGGAGTCCTGCATCGGCACGCGAAACATCCGCGACCTGGTGGACGAGTCCGGCGAGACGGTCGAAGATATGCTCGACGCCCTGGTGGACCGCTACCTGAAGATCGATTGCGCCTGTTTCACCCCCAACGACGAACGTATGGACAACGTGGCAGCCATGGCCCGAGAATACAACGCCGACGGCGTGGTGCAGTACTCGCTCATGTTCTGCCAGCCCTACGGCCACGAGGCAATCAAGCTGGGCAAGCGGCTGGATGCCGAGCAGATTCCGTCACTCGCCATAGAGACGGACTACTCCATGGAAGACGTGGAGCAGCTCAAAACGCGCGTGGAAGCCTTCACGGAAATGCTCGTCAGATAG
- a CDS encoding acyl-CoA dehydratase activase encodes MIAGIDIGSRSIELVCLRDGERVLMRRLPTTFDPLAQIDSLLADVKCSAIAATGYGRALAAKALAQNGLPAVETITEIKAYALGAAALAPEARTVLDIGGQDTKAISLAGAGRVLKFEMNDRCAAGTGKFLEHVASVFQIAIEDFGAYALQGQEPLAINSMCTVFAETEATSLMARGYKPQDIALGLHASIVKRTMNMLGRVGLHHPVLFAGGVANNPCVVKLVTEALGHVPIVPDEPEMVGALGAALHAARLSVPA; translated from the coding sequence ATGATCGCAGGAATCGACATAGGCTCGCGCTCCATTGAGCTGGTTTGTCTGCGCGACGGTGAGCGCGTGCTCATGCGGCGGCTGCCGACCACTTTCGATCCGCTCGCCCAGATCGATTCGTTGCTTGCGGATGTGAAGTGTTCGGCCATAGCCGCCACGGGGTACGGCCGGGCGCTGGCGGCCAAGGCGCTGGCGCAGAACGGCCTGCCAGCCGTCGAGACAATCACCGAGATCAAGGCATATGCTCTGGGCGCTGCAGCTCTGGCTCCGGAAGCGCGCACCGTGCTGGACATAGGCGGCCAGGACACCAAGGCGATAAGTCTGGCCGGTGCAGGCCGAGTCCTCAAGTTCGAAATGAACGATCGTTGCGCAGCCGGCACCGGAAAGTTTCTGGAGCACGTGGCCAGCGTCTTTCAGATCGCCATCGAGGATTTCGGCGCGTATGCGCTCCAGGGGCAGGAGCCGCTGGCCATCAACTCCATGTGCACGGTGTTTGCGGAGACCGAGGCCACTTCGCTCATGGCGCGGGGATACAAGCCCCAGGATATCGCCCTGGGGCTGCACGCGTCCATCGTGAAACGAACCATGAACATGCTGGGCCGGGTGGGGCTGCACCATCCGGTCCTCTTTGCAGGCGGCGTGGCGAACAACCCCTGCGTGGTCAAGCTGGTGACCGAGGCGCTTGGACACGTTCCCATCGTTCCGGATGAGCCGGAGATGGTCGGCGCTCTGGGCGCAGCTCTGCATGCGGCACGGCTGTCCGTCCCGGCCTGA
- a CDS encoding carbon starvation CstA family protein, whose translation MSFFFICVLALVAGYFVYGKVVERVFVIQPERPTPCCEYRDDCDFIPMPTWKVYFIQLLDIAGLGPIFGPILGALYGPSALLWIVIGCIFAGGVHDYMSGMLSVRSKGQSIPEVVGNFMGMSARQVMRVFSVILLLLVGVVFVLGPAKLLGQMLGVNVQLLVGIIFLYYFLATILPISTLIGRLYPIFGALLLFMSVGVVVAMAVSGYELPSLSFATNTHPGDQPIWPLLFITLSCGAISGFHSTQSPLMARCIQREDRGRLVFYGAMIVEGIIALIWATVGLAFYDNPEAMQAVISAGSPAAVVNEVCNSLLGTVGGFLAILGVVVLPITSGDTAFRSTRLILADAFKIPQVQAGKRLLIAVPLFVIAFLISTQDFAIIWRYFGWSNQTLATLVLWASAIYFVQNRRFHWIATIPAMFMTAVVVSFILQAPIGLNLPPALSNGIGVGAALAAGVGFLIYAGRCCSGPVTDSAS comes from the coding sequence ATGTCTTTTTTCTTCATCTGTGTGCTCGCACTGGTTGCCGGCTACTTCGTGTACGGCAAGGTGGTGGAGCGAGTCTTCGTGATCCAGCCGGAACGGCCAACCCCGTGCTGTGAATACCGCGACGATTGCGACTTCATCCCCATGCCCACCTGGAAGGTGTACTTCATCCAACTTCTGGACATCGCCGGCCTGGGTCCCATTTTCGGTCCCATTCTGGGTGCCCTGTACGGACCGTCCGCCCTGCTCTGGATCGTCATCGGCTGCATCTTCGCCGGCGGCGTGCACGACTACATGAGCGGCATGCTCTCCGTGCGTTCCAAGGGCCAGTCCATTCCGGAGGTTGTGGGCAACTTCATGGGCATGTCCGCCCGGCAGGTGATGCGGGTGTTTTCCGTGATCCTGCTGCTGCTCGTGGGCGTGGTTTTCGTGCTGGGGCCGGCCAAACTGCTGGGCCAGATGCTCGGCGTGAACGTCCAACTGCTCGTCGGCATCATCTTCCTCTATTATTTTCTGGCCACCATCCTGCCCATCTCCACCCTCATCGGCCGACTCTACCCCATTTTCGGCGCGCTTTTGCTGTTCATGTCCGTGGGGGTGGTCGTGGCCATGGCCGTATCCGGCTACGAGCTGCCCTCGCTGAGTTTCGCCACGAACACGCACCCCGGCGACCAGCCCATCTGGCCGCTGCTGTTCATCACCCTGTCCTGCGGCGCCATCAGCGGGTTCCACTCCACTCAGTCACCGCTCATGGCCCGCTGCATACAGCGTGAGGATCGCGGCCGCCTCGTGTTCTACGGCGCCATGATTGTGGAAGGCATTATCGCACTCATCTGGGCCACGGTGGGTCTGGCCTTCTACGACAACCCGGAAGCCATGCAGGCCGTCATCTCCGCCGGTTCCCCGGCCGCAGTGGTCAACGAGGTGTGCAACTCCCTGCTCGGCACGGTCGGCGGCTTCCTCGCCATCCTCGGCGTTGTCGTGCTGCCCATCACCAGCGGCGACACCGCCTTCCGCTCCACCCGCCTCATCCTCGCGGATGCATTCAAAATTCCGCAGGTGCAGGCCGGCAAGCGGCTGCTTATCGCCGTGCCGCTGTTTGTGATAGCGTTCCTCATCTCCACGCAGGACTTCGCCATCATCTGGCGCTATTTCGGCTGGTCCAACCAGACCCTGGCCACGCTGGTGCTGTGGGCATCAGCCATCTACTTCGTGCAGAACCGTCGTTTCCACTGGATCGCCACCATTCCGGCCATGTTCATGACCGCCGTTGTCGTGAGCTTCATCCTCCAGGCGCCCATCGGCCTCAACCTGCCCCCGGCGCTTTCCAACGGCATCGGCGTTGGCGCGGCTCTGGCCGCCGGCGTGGGATTCTTGATCTACGCAGGACGCTGCTGCAGCGGCCCGGTCACCGACAGCGCAAGCTGA
- a CDS encoding LytR/AlgR family response regulator transcription factor — translation MTIRTLIVDDEAPARDELAFLLADHEDVESRQAATADEALHLLETEGADLVFQDIQMPGMGGFQVLERSLELERPPLFVFVTAFDQYAVRAFEAEALDYLLKPVSEERLAACLDRVRQRFATHPHAGNEDGTLARLLRELRGGSAARPSRIPLIRNGRIRLTPPEDVLLFEVDGKRVLARVADDPEYGRHPFHGVGTMAALEERLEGGSFFRIGRSAMVNLKRIAEVAPYHSGKYIVILDDPDRTQVTVGRSRVAELKQRLGLA, via the coding sequence ATGACGATTCGGACGCTCATCGTGGATGACGAGGCGCCGGCGCGCGACGAGCTCGCCTTTCTTCTGGCCGATCACGAAGACGTGGAGTCCAGACAGGCGGCCACAGCGGATGAGGCGCTCCATCTGCTGGAAACCGAAGGCGCGGACCTCGTGTTCCAGGACATCCAGATGCCTGGCATGGGCGGATTCCAGGTGCTGGAACGCTCCCTGGAGCTGGAGCGTCCACCGCTGTTCGTCTTCGTCACCGCCTTTGATCAGTACGCCGTGCGGGCCTTCGAAGCCGAGGCGCTGGACTACTTGCTCAAACCCGTTTCAGAAGAACGGCTCGCCGCCTGCCTTGACCGGGTTCGACAGCGTTTCGCCACGCACCCCCACGCGGGGAACGAAGACGGAACCCTGGCCCGGCTGCTCCGGGAGCTTCGCGGCGGCTCAGCCGCCAGGCCCAGCCGCATACCGCTCATCCGCAACGGCCGCATCCGGTTGACACCGCCCGAGGATGTCCTTTTGTTCGAGGTAGACGGCAAACGGGTGCTTGCTCGCGTAGCGGACGATCCCGAGTACGGCCGCCACCCGTTCCACGGGGTTGGCACCATGGCGGCCCTTGAGGAACGCCTGGAAGGCGGATCTTTCTTCCGCATCGGCCGTTCCGCCATGGTGAACCTGAAACGCATTGCGGAAGTGGCGCCTTATCACAGCGGCAAGTACATCGTCATCCTGGACGACCCGGACCGCACGCAAGTGACCGTAGGGCGCAGTCGCGTAGCCGAGCTGAAGCAGCGGCTCGGTCTGGCCTGA
- a CDS encoding phosphate-starvation-inducible PsiE family protein has translation MNDNTRQENPESKSPRLHEFRDCHLLGSDDPHIDFAHRIIRYAVKVLAFLMVFVILWGILDVIWVLYTKLSTPPYFLLNINDILATFGAFMAVLIAIEIFANIVMYLESDIIHVRLVLDTAVMAAARKVIVLDFKQLDPLEILGLGVVLAALGVCYLFVAKGRTKKKPESMVGLRVRSDS, from the coding sequence ATGAATGATAATACCAGACAGGAGAACCCGGAAAGCAAGTCCCCCCGCCTGCATGAGTTTCGGGATTGTCACCTGCTCGGCTCCGACGATCCGCATATCGACTTCGCACACCGAATAATCCGCTACGCGGTGAAGGTGCTCGCTTTCCTCATGGTCTTCGTGATTCTCTGGGGAATTCTGGACGTGATTTGGGTGCTGTACACCAAGCTGTCCACGCCGCCTTACTTCCTGCTCAACATCAATGACATCCTCGCGACATTTGGCGCGTTCATGGCCGTGCTCATCGCCATCGAGATATTCGCGAATATCGTCATGTACCTGGAAAGCGACATCATCCATGTGCGCCTCGTGCTGGACACAGCCGTCATGGCGGCGGCGCGGAAAGTGATCGTGCTCGACTTCAAGCAGCTTGATCCTTTGGAAATATTGGGGCTCGGCGTGGTTCTGGCCGCTCTGGGGGTGTGCTACCTCTTTGTCGCAAAAGGCCGCACGAAGAAAAAGCCGGAATCAATGGTGGGGCTCAGGGTCAGATCGGATTCGTGA